Proteins encoded within one genomic window of Enterococcus haemoperoxidus ATCC BAA-382:
- a CDS encoding metal ABC transporter permease yields MEMLSYEFMRKAFLAATFISVIAPMLGVFLVIRRQSLMADTLSHVSLAGVALGFFLNWNPDIMTLVVVIIAAIILEYLRMIYSTYSEISIAILMSGGLALALVLMNLSGGNSAASIQSYLFGSIVTITWQQVVILAVLFVVLVILFVLFKRPMYVLTFDEDTAHVDGLPIHWMSMLFNVITGVAIAVMIPIAGALLISAIMVLPAAIGMRIGKGFNTVIIISVIMGLIGMLTGLTGSYYLETPPSASITLIFIALFILVSIVRKVVVTMQRNKKMSQR; encoded by the coding sequence ATGGAGATGCTTTCATATGAGTTCATGAGAAAAGCCTTCTTAGCTGCAACTTTTATTTCGGTGATTGCACCGATGTTAGGTGTGTTTCTTGTGATTAGAAGACAATCTTTAATGGCGGATACTCTTTCTCATGTATCACTCGCCGGAGTTGCTTTAGGATTTTTCTTAAATTGGAATCCAGATATCATGACGCTGGTTGTCGTGATTATTGCAGCAATTATTTTAGAATACTTGCGAATGATTTATAGTACGTACTCGGAAATTTCGATTGCGATTTTAATGTCTGGTGGTTTAGCACTAGCGCTGGTGCTGATGAACCTCAGCGGAGGAAATTCAGCAGCAAGTATTCAGTCATATCTATTCGGTTCGATCGTGACGATCACGTGGCAACAGGTCGTTATTTTAGCGGTTCTGTTTGTGGTGTTAGTGATTTTGTTTGTTTTATTTAAACGTCCAATGTATGTGTTGACCTTTGATGAAGATACAGCACATGTGGACGGATTACCCATTCACTGGATGTCGATGCTGTTCAACGTGATCACAGGTGTGGCAATCGCGGTAATGATCCCAATTGCGGGTGCGTTATTGATATCAGCAATCATGGTTTTACCAGCTGCAATCGGGATGCGCATCGGTAAAGGATTTAACACAGTCATTATTATTAGTGTCATCATGGGATTGATTGGCATGCTAACAGGATTAACAGGGTCTTATTATTTAGAAACACCGCCAAGTGCCAGCATTACATTGATTTTTATCGCGCTATTTATCCTTGTCAGCATCGTCCGTAAAGTAGTTGTAACAATGCAACGAAATAAGAAGATGAGTCAAAGATAA
- a CDS encoding metal ABC transporter ATP-binding protein, protein MHYLEVKDLTFYYDDEPVLEDVSYHVDPGEFVILTGENGAAKSTLIKSTLGLLKPTKGEITIAKENTTGEKLSIGYIPQQVASFNAGFPSTVIELVRSGRFPRNRWFKPLTKRDHQHVEKALKAVGMWDMRHKRIGELSGGQKQRISLARIFATDPDLFILDEPTTGMDETSRNEFYRLLRHNAHDHGKAILMITHDHEDIKSYADRQIRLVRKEDSQWRCFHMSS, encoded by the coding sequence ATGCATTATCTAGAAGTCAAAGACCTCACATTTTATTATGATGATGAGCCAGTCTTAGAAGATGTTTCATATCATGTTGATCCTGGCGAATTTGTGATTCTAACAGGAGAAAATGGTGCAGCAAAATCGACCTTGATCAAGAGTACTTTAGGGTTATTAAAACCAACTAAAGGGGAAATCACGATCGCCAAAGAAAATACGACAGGTGAAAAATTGAGCATCGGGTATATTCCCCAACAAGTAGCGTCATTTAATGCGGGATTCCCAAGTACAGTGATCGAATTGGTTCGCTCAGGCCGTTTTCCACGTAATCGCTGGTTTAAACCACTAACAAAAAGAGATCATCAACATGTGGAAAAAGCACTCAAAGCAGTTGGTATGTGGGACATGCGCCATAAACGGATCGGTGAACTGTCTGGTGGGCAGAAACAACGCATCAGTTTGGCTCGTATTTTCGCGACAGACCCTGATTTATTTATTTTAGATGAACCAACAACAGGGATGGACGAAACGTCTAGAAATGAATTTTATCGCCTTTTACGGCATAATGCCCATGATCATGGTAAAGCGATTTTGATGATTACTCACGACCATGAGGATATCAAATCATATGCTGATCGGCAAATTCGTTTAGTTCGGAAGGAGGATTCACAATGGAGATGCTTTCATATGAGTTCATGA
- a CDS encoding metal ABC transporter substrate-binding protein — MRKNSWKYIVGILLMAVMVTLTACGQTKEQDNSGKSDKIKVVTTFYPMYDFAKNVVGDAGDVQLLIPAGTEPHDYEPSAKDIAKITDADVFVYNSHELETWVKDVLENVDEKKVAVVEAAGSIDLMAGAAHEHDHDGEEADHDEHDHDHELDPHVWLDPVLAQKEVEAIRDALVEKYPDKKETFEKNATAYIEKLKELDTEYKEAFASAKNKTFVTQHAAFGYLAKQYGLTQESIAGISPDQEPSPSRLAELKKYIKEHNVSVIYFETSASSKVAETLARETNVELAVLNPLESITQKEQDKGEDYISVMKANLEALKKSIK; from the coding sequence ATGAGAAAAAATAGCTGGAAATATATTGTAGGAATCCTTTTAATGGCTGTAATGGTTACACTAACTGCCTGCGGACAAACAAAAGAGCAAGACAATTCTGGGAAAAGTGATAAAATAAAAGTCGTGACAACTTTTTATCCAATGTACGATTTCGCTAAAAATGTGGTAGGTGACGCTGGAGACGTTCAATTATTGATTCCGGCTGGAACAGAGCCCCATGACTATGAGCCAAGTGCCAAAGATATTGCCAAAATCACAGATGCAGATGTGTTTGTGTACAACAGTCATGAATTAGAGACATGGGTCAAGGATGTTCTAGAAAATGTTGACGAGAAAAAAGTTGCGGTTGTAGAAGCAGCTGGTTCAATCGATTTAATGGCAGGTGCCGCTCACGAGCATGATCATGATGGCGAAGAAGCTGATCATGACGAACATGACCATGATCACGAATTAGATCCTCATGTCTGGTTAGATCCAGTCTTAGCACAAAAAGAAGTCGAAGCAATTCGTGATGCCTTAGTTGAAAAATACCCAGATAAAAAAGAGACATTTGAGAAAAATGCTACAGCGTATATTGAAAAATTAAAAGAGTTAGATACAGAATATAAAGAAGCATTTGCGAGTGCTAAAAACAAAACATTTGTGACACAGCACGCAGCGTTTGGTTATTTAGCAAAACAATACGGTTTGACACAAGAATCAATTGCGGGAATATCGCCTGATCAAGAACCATCACCTAGCCGTTTGGCAGAGTTGAAAAAATACATCAAAGAACATAATGTATCAGTGATTTATTTTGAAACATCAGCTTCATCAAAAGTTGCAGAAACATTAGCGCGTGAAACAAATGTAGAATTAGCAGTCCTTAATCCGCTAGAAAGCATTACCCAAAAAGAACAAGATAAAGGTGAAGATTACATTTCAGTGATGAAAGCCAATCTTGAAGCGTTGAAGAAAAGTATCAAGTAA
- the ispE gene encoding 4-(cytidine 5'-diphospho)-2-C-methyl-D-erythritol kinase yields MEIIEKAPAKINLGLDALYKRNDGYHELEMIMASVDLADRLTFEVLPKNEIVIETDSSFLPVDRRNHVYQAAELLKNTFNLTQGVKIYIEKRIPVAAGLAGGSSDCAAALRGLNRLWDLGLSLEELAELGSKIGSDVPYCIHGGTAFVTGRGEKIEFLPSMPQCWVVLVKPRMSVSTSSIFGSLSFNSIQHPDIHRLKQAIETDDYQLMTEKIGNALEGVTIKRHPVIQQIKDRMMKYGADAALMSGSGPTVFALCEKKTRAQRIYNGLKGFCDEVYIVRTLK; encoded by the coding sequence ATGGAAATCATAGAAAAAGCGCCCGCAAAAATCAACTTGGGGTTGGATGCTCTCTATAAAAGAAACGATGGTTATCATGAGTTAGAAATGATCATGGCTAGTGTAGATTTAGCGGATCGGCTGACTTTTGAGGTATTGCCGAAAAACGAAATAGTGATCGAAACAGATAGCTCCTTTTTACCAGTGGATCGAAGAAATCATGTGTATCAGGCAGCGGAATTGCTGAAGAACACGTTTAATCTTACTCAAGGAGTTAAAATTTATATAGAAAAAAGAATACCCGTAGCAGCTGGATTGGCTGGCGGTAGTAGTGATTGTGCTGCTGCATTACGTGGCTTGAACCGTTTGTGGGACTTAGGATTGTCTTTAGAAGAACTAGCTGAACTAGGTAGCAAGATCGGTTCAGATGTCCCTTATTGTATCCATGGTGGTACAGCCTTTGTTACTGGGCGTGGAGAGAAGATCGAGTTTTTACCATCGATGCCGCAATGTTGGGTCGTTTTAGTAAAACCTAGAATGAGTGTTTCAACGAGTTCGATTTTTGGCAGTTTGTCCTTCAATAGTATTCAGCATCCCGATATTCATAGGTTGAAACAAGCGATTGAGACAGATGACTATCAGTTAATGACGGAAAAAATCGGTAATGCGTTAGAAGGTGTGACGATCAAGCGTCATCCAGTGATTCAACAAATCAAAGATCGTATGATGAAATATGGAGCAGATGCAGCGTTAATGAGCGGTAGCGGTCCAACCGTTTTTGCTTTATGCGAGAAGAAAACACGTGCACAACGGATCTATAATGGCTTAAAAGGCTTTTGCGATGAAGTGTATATTGTACGGACTTTAAAATAA
- a CDS encoding lytic polysaccharide monooxygenase — translation MKKNLLRVTLAASIILGGSGIFTAQDASAHGYISSPPSRAYYGALEKNTIGYQAAQQKYGAVINEPQSLETGKGFSKNFGINLFPWETGASGNGPADGKIVSANDALGSQISIQKENYWKMNDINTGKLDITWHYTATHATSRWTYYITKNGWNPNSPIKRSDLQLIKDVPFTGAQANTSLTHTVDIPADHKGYHVILGVWDVSNTGAAFYQAVDVNIKNGTETTPPKPEKAPATPTNVNATEITTTSAKLTWAKVDNVQEYNIYRNNNKIATTSANTLTDENLTENTTYNYQIEAVGTNGQLSEKSNTVTVLTKSAEQKDNQKPTVPAGLHTMEITETSVTLMWTKSEHFLGVKNYEVYRDGKKVTTTANTNFKDTGLQANTTYAYTIKAFSLGGNPSQLSEKFSVTTKKAAVTSGKSTWDKTKVYNSGDEVFYNGLKYQAKWWTQNEKPDESDAWKSLSNTAVEWSAKKAYNAGERVIFQGKTYKAKWWIKGAQPSTSNVWELV, via the coding sequence ATGAAAAAAAATCTTTTACGTGTAACCTTAGCTGCATCGATTATTCTAGGTGGATCAGGAATTTTTACTGCTCAAGATGCATCTGCTCATGGTTATATTTCAAGTCCACCATCAAGAGCTTACTATGGGGCACTTGAAAAAAATACGATTGGGTATCAAGCCGCACAACAAAAGTACGGCGCAGTTATAAACGAACCACAAAGTTTAGAAACTGGAAAAGGGTTCTCAAAAAATTTTGGAATCAATTTATTTCCATGGGAAACGGGTGCTTCTGGAAATGGACCTGCTGACGGAAAGATCGTCTCTGCAAATGATGCATTAGGCAGTCAAATCAGTATTCAAAAAGAGAATTATTGGAAAATGAACGACATAAATACAGGTAAACTGGATATTACTTGGCATTATACAGCCACTCATGCGACAAGCCGTTGGACCTATTACATCACAAAAAATGGCTGGAATCCAAATAGCCCAATTAAACGCAGTGACCTTCAATTAATCAAAGATGTTCCATTTACTGGAGCGCAAGCTAATACTAGCTTAACACATACGGTGGATATTCCAGCAGATCACAAAGGTTACCATGTTATTTTAGGGGTTTGGGATGTAAGCAATACAGGAGCTGCTTTCTATCAAGCTGTGGATGTAAATATCAAAAATGGTACCGAAACAACTCCTCCAAAACCTGAAAAAGCGCCTGCCACTCCAACGAATGTAAACGCAACGGAGATAACAACTACTTCTGCAAAATTAACATGGGCAAAAGTAGACAATGTACAAGAATATAACATTTATAGAAATAATAATAAAATTGCAACAACGTCAGCTAACACGCTCACTGACGAAAACTTAACAGAGAATACAACCTATAATTACCAAATCGAAGCAGTTGGTACAAATGGACAACTATCTGAAAAATCTAATACAGTGACGGTCCTAACAAAATCTGCTGAACAAAAAGACAACCAAAAGCCAACGGTTCCCGCCGGCCTACACACAATGGAAATAACTGAAACTTCTGTTACCTTAATGTGGACAAAATCAGAACACTTTTTAGGAGTCAAAAATTATGAAGTGTATCGTGACGGGAAAAAAGTTACGACAACTGCAAATACAAATTTTAAAGATACAGGATTACAAGCCAACACGACTTACGCGTATACAATAAAAGCCTTCAGCTTAGGCGGAAACCCATCACAACTTAGTGAAAAATTTTCTGTCACAACTAAAAAGGCAGCAGTAACTTCTGGAAAATCAACTTGGGATAAAACAAAAGTGTATAATTCTGGGGACGAAGTTTTCTATAATGGCTTAAAATATCAAGCAAAATGGTGGACTCAGAATGAGAAGCCTGACGAATCAGATGCTTGGAAATCCCTCTCTAATACTGCTGTAGAATGGAGTGCAAAAAAAGCTTACAATGCAGGTGAACGTGTGATTTTCCAAGGAAAAACATACAAAGCAAAATGGTGGATCAAAGGTGCTCAGCCCTCAACCTCAAATGTTTGGGAATTAGTTTAA
- a CDS encoding Veg family protein, giving the protein MPTTLASIKKDLECRIGSKITLVAQTGRKRQTERNGILTETYPSVFVVDLDPDENSFERVSYSYSDVLTRTVEIEFVSEAV; this is encoded by the coding sequence ATGCCAACAACTTTAGCTTCCATTAAAAAAGATCTAGAATGTCGTATCGGCAGCAAAATCACATTAGTTGCTCAGACCGGCAGAAAGCGTCAAACAGAACGTAACGGTATTTTGACAGAAACATATCCATCTGTCTTCGTTGTAGATTTAGATCCAGATGAAAACTCATTTGAACGAGTTTCTTATAGTTATTCTGATGTGTTAACACGCACAGTAGAGATTGAATTTGTCAGTGAAGCAGTCTAA
- a CDS encoding sigma-70 family RNA polymerase sigma factor: MNKYEVVLKGDPLAFDRLYRKYHPVVYKFQKKYYLKDFDREDWLQEGRIIFHRSLEKYEEVHNVSIGKFFRSNFENHIRSLIRKQCALKRTIDTQSISLDQKIENQGEAFFDYIGTEDGDALEQMIIREKLEQLPIVLSPFERTTFEEYMSGKELEEIAKATDSREVTVRSAYDRAKKKLKAIIYD; the protein is encoded by the coding sequence ATGAATAAGTATGAAGTTGTATTAAAAGGAGATCCATTAGCATTTGACCGTCTGTATCGAAAATATCATCCGGTGGTGTACAAGTTTCAAAAAAAGTATTACCTGAAGGATTTTGATCGAGAAGATTGGTTGCAGGAAGGTCGGATCATTTTTCACCGGTCACTAGAAAAATATGAAGAAGTGCATAATGTTTCTATTGGGAAATTCTTTAGGTCAAATTTTGAAAATCATATTCGTAGTTTGATCAGAAAACAATGTGCGCTCAAACGGACAATCGATACACAGTCCATTTCGTTAGATCAAAAAATAGAAAATCAGGGAGAAGCTTTTTTTGATTATATAGGAACCGAAGATGGAGATGCATTAGAGCAAATGATCATACGGGAAAAATTAGAACAACTACCGATTGTGCTGTCACCATTTGAACGAACGACATTCGAAGAATATATGAGTGGCAAAGAATTAGAAGAGATCGCTAAAGCCACAGATAGCCGCGAAGTCACAGTTAGAAGTGCTTATGATCGAGCAAAAAAGAAATTGAAAGCCATTATTTATGATTAA
- a CDS encoding NYN domain-containing protein yields the protein MKKQLLIVDGYNMIGSWPELVQLKNQNKLEDARELLLQRLSNYAKYEDLDVIVVFDAQLVPGIQQTYKKYHLTVVFTKEEETADSYIERIAGEKNDRLTQVTVATSDLAEQWLVFSKGALRASANELYKNVQKTERTIAVHATDIHFQDFRRNSPWNLEQLSKLSDKLDELSKKKD from the coding sequence ATGAAAAAACAGTTATTGATCGTTGATGGTTATAATATGATCGGATCTTGGCCGGAGTTGGTTCAGCTAAAAAATCAAAATAAACTTGAAGATGCTAGAGAATTATTACTGCAGCGTTTATCTAATTATGCCAAATACGAAGATTTGGATGTTATTGTGGTTTTTGATGCGCAGTTAGTTCCTGGAATTCAGCAAACGTATAAAAAATACCATTTAACAGTAGTTTTTACGAAAGAAGAAGAGACTGCAGATAGTTATATTGAGCGGATTGCAGGAGAGAAAAATGATCGATTGACTCAAGTGACGGTTGCAACGAGTGACTTGGCAGAGCAATGGCTGGTTTTTTCAAAAGGCGCTTTACGAGCATCGGCGAATGAATTGTATAAAAATGTTCAAAAAACGGAACGTACGATAGCAGTTCATGCAACGGATATCCATTTTCAAGATTTTCGGCGAAATTCTCCGTGGAATTTAGAACAATTGTCAAAACTGTCCGATAAATTGGACGAATTGTCCAAAAAGAAAGATTAA
- the rlmB gene encoding 23S rRNA (guanosine(2251)-2'-O)-methyltransferase RlmB, protein MRNDKKRPFKGNKPQKNQPFKKEPVKKEREVSQEEIEDNFVFGNHATIEAIQQGRGNKLFLQEDSKSEKVEHLKLLAKENAVPVKWVPKQKLDAMTNHGVHQGIVLAITAYEYLTLDELLDRTKEKTETPFFLILDSLEDPHNFGSILRTADATGVDGIIIPKHRAVGITPVVTKASTGAVEYIPVARVTNLAQSIATLKENSFWIFGTDMKGTDYRKWNSQGAIALIIGNEGRGMSQGLHKEVDELLTIPMSGHVQSLNAGVAAGLLMYEAYRGRNPL, encoded by the coding sequence ATGAGAAATGATAAAAAACGACCTTTTAAGGGAAACAAGCCGCAAAAAAATCAGCCGTTTAAAAAAGAACCAGTAAAAAAAGAGCGTGAAGTCTCCCAAGAAGAGATCGAAGACAACTTTGTTTTTGGCAATCATGCAACGATAGAGGCGATTCAGCAAGGTCGAGGGAATAAATTATTTCTTCAAGAAGATAGCAAAAGTGAGAAAGTCGAACATTTAAAATTATTAGCAAAAGAAAATGCTGTACCTGTAAAATGGGTACCAAAGCAAAAACTCGATGCAATGACCAATCATGGTGTCCATCAGGGGATCGTATTGGCGATTACAGCGTATGAATACCTAACGTTGGATGAATTACTTGATCGTACGAAAGAAAAGACAGAGACACCATTTTTCTTGATTTTAGATAGTTTAGAAGATCCGCATAATTTTGGTTCGATATTGAGAACAGCTGATGCAACTGGTGTAGATGGAATCATTATTCCTAAACACCGTGCAGTTGGAATTACGCCAGTTGTGACGAAAGCTTCAACTGGTGCAGTCGAATATATCCCAGTTGCTCGTGTAACAAATTTAGCGCAAAGTATTGCAACGCTTAAGGAAAATAGTTTTTGGATTTTCGGAACAGATATGAAAGGCACGGATTATCGTAAATGGAATAGCCAAGGCGCGATCGCTTTAATCATTGGTAATGAAGGCCGTGGGATGAGTCAGGGACTGCATAAAGAAGTAGATGAACTATTGACGATTCCGATGAGCGGGCATGTTCAAAGTTTGAATGCGGGTGTTGCAGCTGGTTTGTTGATGTATGAAGCTTATCGTGGACGAAATCCTCTTTAA
- a CDS encoding Mini-ribonuclease 3 gives MRDYTQLNGLALAYVGDAIYEIYIRDYLVEQGQTKPNTLHRMATHYVSAKAQAFLIQEMLEEKLLSESEELMYKRGRNAKSHTSAKNADITTYRIATGFESLMGYLHLTKQTERLEELIDWCIKKVGEKNEK, from the coding sequence ATGAGAGATTATACTCAATTAAACGGTTTAGCTTTGGCTTATGTAGGAGATGCAATCTATGAGATTTATATCCGCGATTACTTAGTGGAACAAGGACAAACCAAACCAAATACGCTACACCGTATGGCAACACATTATGTTTCAGCAAAAGCCCAAGCTTTTTTGATTCAAGAAATGTTGGAAGAAAAATTACTTTCAGAAAGTGAAGAATTAATGTACAAACGCGGCCGCAATGCGAAAAGCCATACGTCTGCGAAAAATGCTGATATCACAACGTATCGAATTGCAACTGGATTTGAATCGTTGATGGGCTATCTGCACCTTACTAAACAAACGGAACGTTTGGAAGAATTGATCGATTGGTGTATAAAAAAAGTAGGTGAAAAAAATGAGAAATGA
- the cysS gene encoding cysteine--tRNA ligase, producing MIQIYNTLTREKEVFQPIEEGKVRMYVCGPTVYNYIHIGNARSSMAFDTIRRYLEYRGYEVNYVSNFTDVDDKIIRAAKDLGITAPEVADRFIHAFEEDTNSLNVKPATLHPRVMDHMPDILTFIQTLIDKGYAYESQGDVYYRTRKFEGYGKLSHQSIDELEVGASQRTGVEKDLKEDPLDFALWKGTKEGEISWDSPWGAGRPGWHIECSVMATKHLGDTIDIHGGGQDLEFPHHENEIAQSEAKTGQKFANYWMHNGFVTIGEDDEKMSKSLGNFVTVHELVKQVDPQVLRFFMATTQYRRPIRYSETTMKEAGVNLQKLKNAFENLSFRKTDAVTERDEDTQKLQELADLEIRFTTEMDDDFNVANGITVVYEMAKWLNQYSEQEAVSAVVIEKALEQFTQWLSIFGIFFLSEELLDDDIDQLIEERNQARANRDFARSDEIRDLLKDKGITLEDTAQGTRWRRSE from the coding sequence ATGATTCAAATTTATAATACATTAACGAGAGAAAAAGAAGTATTTCAACCAATAGAAGAAGGAAAAGTCCGGATGTATGTCTGCGGACCAACAGTCTACAATTATATTCATATCGGCAATGCTCGCAGTTCGATGGCGTTTGACACGATCAGACGTTACTTAGAATACCGCGGCTATGAAGTAAATTATGTCTCAAACTTTACTGATGTAGATGATAAAATTATTCGAGCTGCGAAAGACCTTGGCATCACAGCACCAGAAGTTGCAGATCGTTTTATTCATGCATTTGAAGAAGATACGAATAGTTTGAATGTAAAACCAGCAACACTTCACCCACGCGTGATGGATCACATGCCGGATATTTTAACCTTTATCCAAACATTGATCGACAAAGGCTATGCTTACGAATCGCAAGGCGATGTTTATTATCGGACACGCAAGTTTGAAGGGTATGGCAAACTTAGCCATCAATCGATCGATGAATTAGAAGTTGGTGCTAGTCAACGGACAGGCGTAGAAAAAGATCTGAAAGAAGATCCGTTAGATTTTGCGTTGTGGAAAGGTACAAAAGAAGGCGAAATTTCTTGGGATTCTCCGTGGGGAGCTGGTCGTCCTGGATGGCACATCGAGTGTTCTGTTATGGCAACGAAACACTTAGGTGATACAATTGATATTCATGGTGGCGGTCAAGATTTAGAGTTTCCTCATCATGAAAATGAAATCGCGCAAAGTGAAGCAAAAACAGGTCAAAAATTCGCCAATTACTGGATGCACAATGGTTTTGTCACGATTGGTGAAGACGATGAAAAAATGAGCAAATCACTAGGAAACTTTGTAACAGTTCATGAACTAGTGAAGCAAGTCGACCCTCAAGTCTTGCGTTTCTTTATGGCTACTACACAATATCGCCGCCCAATTCGTTATAGTGAAACAACGATGAAAGAAGCAGGCGTTAATTTACAAAAATTAAAAAATGCGTTTGAGAATCTATCCTTTAGAAAAACCGATGCAGTAACAGAACGTGACGAAGATACTCAAAAGTTACAAGAATTAGCAGATTTGGAAATACGTTTCACAACTGAAATGGATGATGATTTTAACGTAGCAAACGGAATCACTGTGGTGTATGAAATGGCGAAATGGCTAAATCAATACAGTGAGCAAGAGGCTGTATCAGCAGTGGTAATCGAAAAAGCGCTAGAACAGTTTACACAATGGTTAAGTATTTTTGGTATTTTCTTTTTATCAGAAGAGTTGCTAGATGACGACATTGATCAGTTGATCGAAGAACGTAATCAAGCACGTGCAAACCGAGATTTTGCCCGTAGTGATGAAATTCGTGATTTATTAAAAGACAAAGGAATAACCTTGGAAGACACAGCACAAGGAACTAGATGGAGAAGAAGTGAATGA
- the epsC gene encoding serine O-acetyltransferase EpsC, with protein MSWLKRAVRAVKNNDPAARSTFEALLTYPGLHALFWHRFSHFLYRHRLFLIAKIHAQFWRFLTGVEIHPGATIAPGVFIDHGMGVVIGQTAEIEEDVVLFHGVTLGGTGKDTGKRHPTVKKGAMIHAHAQILGPVTIGERAKIGASAVVLTDIPDDATAVGIPAKIVRIKGEKIGGSV; from the coding sequence ATGAGTTGGTTAAAAAGAGCTGTTAGGGCAGTCAAAAACAATGATCCAGCTGCACGTTCAACATTTGAAGCATTGCTTACATATCCAGGGTTGCATGCGTTGTTTTGGCATCGTTTTTCTCATTTTTTATATAGACATCGGCTGTTTTTAATAGCGAAGATCCACGCGCAGTTTTGGCGATTTTTAACAGGAGTTGAAATCCATCCCGGAGCAACGATCGCACCCGGTGTTTTTATCGATCATGGTATGGGCGTTGTGATTGGTCAAACTGCAGAAATCGAAGAAGATGTTGTGTTATTTCATGGTGTGACATTAGGCGGAACAGGTAAGGATACCGGAAAACGACATCCAACTGTCAAAAAAGGTGCGATGATCCATGCACATGCTCAAATATTAGGACCTGTTACAATAGGTGAACGAGCCAAAATAGGTGCTTCTGCCGTTGTTTTAACAGATATTCCAGATGATGCAACAGCCGTCGGAATCCCGGCAAAAATTGTCAGGATTAAAGGAGAAAAAATTGGAGGTAGCGTATGA